From a region of the Leptospira montravelensis genome:
- a CDS encoding DMT family protein translates to MLTIFLLVLSNIFMTFAWYGHLKYAKSNNMFYIILFSWGIAFFEYVLMVPANRIGFTVYKFEGFQLKIIQEVITIFVFIIFATVFLGEKIKWNYIVSFGLILLAGYFAFGFGTKSNGH, encoded by the coding sequence ATGTTAACCATCTTTCTTCTAGTACTTTCCAATATCTTTATGACCTTTGCTTGGTATGGACATTTAAAATACGCCAAATCAAACAATATGTTTTATATCATTTTGTTTTCTTGGGGAATTGCTTTTTTCGAATATGTATTAATGGTTCCGGCAAATCGGATCGGATTCACTGTTTATAAATTTGAAGGATTCCAACTAAAAATCATTCAAGAAGTGATAACCATTTTTGTATTTATTATCTTTGCTACAGTTTTTTTAGGAGAAAAAATCAAATGGAACTATATAGTAAGTTTTGGATTGATACTTCTTGCTGGTTATTTTGCCTTTGGTTTTGGAACTAAATCAAACGGACACTAA
- a CDS encoding phosphopantothenoylcysteine decarboxylase, translated as MNLKFKRVIVTSGPTREWIDPVRYISNASSGKMGYEIATSFLKYPVEVVYIHGNTLERYSHVKGAVRNIEVETTIQLRDAVLSEISSDSLLVMAAAPADFRPIMTAEHKIKKEKTSEGTKGLLLELEENPDVLQQVTEYVTEHKILNSLRVGFAAETKDLDLHAKDKLVRKGLTFIVGNYVGSGIGFGEVDSSVRIFGVSGLEKEIGPLPKEKIAEELVSFLVSV; from the coding sequence ATGAATCTAAAATTCAAACGAGTCATTGTTACTTCCGGACCCACACGGGAATGGATTGATCCTGTGCGTTATATTTCCAATGCTTCTTCGGGAAAGATGGGTTACGAAATTGCCACTTCCTTTTTGAAATACCCAGTGGAGGTAGTTTATATTCACGGAAATACCCTGGAACGTTACTCCCATGTCAAGGGTGCAGTTCGAAACATTGAAGTAGAAACCACAATTCAATTAAGAGATGCAGTATTATCAGAAATCAGTAGCGATAGTTTACTTGTGATGGCTGCCGCACCGGCAGATTTTCGCCCCATTATGACTGCTGAACATAAAATTAAAAAAGAAAAAACTTCAGAAGGAACCAAAGGACTCCTACTTGAGTTAGAAGAAAATCCAGATGTATTACAACAGGTCACAGAATATGTTACCGAACACAAAATTTTAAACTCACTTCGAGTTGGTTTTGCCGCTGAAACAAAAGATTTAGACCTTCATGCCAAGGACAAATTGGTTCGAAAAGGACTTACATTTATTGTTGGAAATTATGTTGGATCAGGAATTGGTTTTGGGGAAGTGGATTCTAGTGTTCGTATTTTTGGTGTTAGTGGGCTAGAAAAAGAAATTGGCCCACTTCCTAAGGAAAAAATCGCAGAAGAACTGGTATCTTTTTTAGTGTCCGTTTGA
- a CDS encoding SIR2 family NAD-dependent protein deacylase — MSALPPDIIQRIRSAKNILFITGAGISSESGIPTFRGEGGYWKTFKAEELATPEAFKKHPNVVWEWYDWRRGICADAKPNPGHLTIAKWQLASPSIHLITQNVDGLHPKAGSKNLLEIHGNIFRARCTSCGENFSLMEEGINQPGLKYCPICESLLRPDIVWFGEGYDNKLLTKAWELSKAAQIVFVIGTSANVSVPANLALTAIRNGALGIEINPETTTLTPSMQFHFSAKSGEVLPEIFKEVFPDAKPN, encoded by the coding sequence ATGAGTGCCCTTCCTCCCGATATCATCCAGAGAATTCGTTCCGCTAAGAATATTTTATTTATCACGGGGGCAGGAATTTCTAGCGAAAGTGGGATTCCCACCTTTCGAGGAGAGGGCGGATATTGGAAAACATTCAAAGCCGAAGAACTAGCAACACCAGAAGCGTTTAAAAAACATCCAAATGTAGTTTGGGAATGGTACGATTGGCGACGTGGGATCTGCGCTGACGCAAAACCAAATCCAGGGCACCTAACAATTGCAAAATGGCAACTGGCCTCTCCTTCGATACACCTAATTACACAAAACGTTGATGGACTCCACCCCAAAGCAGGTAGCAAAAACTTATTAGAAATTCACGGAAATATTTTTCGTGCAAGGTGTACAAGTTGTGGTGAAAATTTTTCCTTAATGGAAGAAGGTATCAACCAACCTGGATTAAAGTATTGCCCAATATGTGAATCTCTTTTACGACCCGATATCGTTTGGTTTGGCGAAGGATATGACAACAAACTTCTAACCAAAGCCTGGGAACTTAGTAAAGCCGCCCAGATAGTTTTTGTGATTGGAACCAGTGCCAATGTTTCTGTTCCTGCAAACTTAGCATTGACTGCGATCCGAAATGGGGCATTGGGAATTGAAATCAATCCTGAAACCACTACCCTCACACCATCCATGCAATTCCACTTTAGTGCTAAATCAGGAGAAGTCCTTCCTGAAATCTTTAAAGAAGTGTTTCCAGATGCAAAACCAAACTAA
- a CDS encoding heme lyase CcmF/NrfE family subunit, which yields MNNLGTILLSASLAVLIFSALQTIYGIYKQDRKAIELGRLALMTNPFVIVLTFTVLLTQLVRSDYSNYYVVMHSSEHLPLFYKMTSIWSGSSGSLLFWNLILSVFTFIVLWQTRKSIEDRIPMMNLILAVLSGFFSFLAVFYGDAQPFREFVPEAAAGRGLNPLLQHWAMIIHPPILYIGYVSISIPFAIAMSALVSGQLSEDWMKFIRKWTLFSWFFLGTGILLGSKWAYEELGWGGYWAWDPVENASLMPWLLTSAFVHSVVIQERRGMLKFWNMLLVILAFHFSLLGTWITRSGVLEGPHSFSKSTIGTPFIIYIIGSFLFFTGFVIYRRKQLTPERNLEAITSKEGSFLLNNFLLVLSTAAILLGVFSPLLYGKEFKAPWFNSWGVPAGIFLLLLMGAAPLLAWRKGAGAVFFSTLLKPFIAGLVGGGLYILFYSQNFTKPDSKYGDVLAEVYSVLTVTIGVFTISGIIQEYYRGIRARREEFKNENILVAGYRMLLKNKRRYGGYLVHFALVLIFIGYAGNAFKINTSVRFFYELQPPTSEEIVYQSIDKAMIGGYQIEASTLKLKPVLISGLGGEPNIQNVIVSQEGTYGIFRGTEKLSDLTTERRFYPQISHLTGDFETHIPTSEPAILSMAKEDFYIQLGAIETSDLKSENPDLPLMFMQYYFTPGTEMDKLKLFLNFPKQIVANLEVWVNPLVKLIWIGSLLYFLSGIFLLLPVGETKKKTVG from the coding sequence ATGAACAATTTAGGAACCATCCTTTTATCTGCATCACTCGCCGTATTAATTTTTTCCGCCTTACAAACCATCTACGGAATTTATAAACAAGACAGAAAGGCCATAGAACTTGGCCGACTTGCCCTCATGACAAATCCATTTGTCATCGTACTTACCTTTACTGTTTTATTAACACAACTGGTCCGATCAGACTATAGCAACTATTATGTGGTCATGCATTCCAGTGAACACTTACCTCTATTTTACAAAATGACATCGATTTGGTCTGGTTCCTCCGGAAGTTTGTTGTTTTGGAATTTGATCCTTAGTGTTTTCACCTTTATCGTATTATGGCAAACTAGAAAATCCATCGAAGATCGAATTCCGATGATGAATCTTATCCTTGCTGTTTTATCTGGATTTTTTTCTTTCCTTGCCGTTTTTTATGGAGATGCGCAACCATTCCGTGAATTTGTTCCTGAAGCCGCTGCCGGAAGAGGTTTGAATCCCCTCCTCCAACATTGGGCGATGATCATTCATCCACCGATTCTTTACATTGGTTATGTAAGTATTTCCATTCCTTTTGCCATTGCAATGTCAGCACTTGTTTCTGGCCAACTTTCAGAAGACTGGATGAAGTTCATTCGCAAATGGACTTTGTTTTCTTGGTTCTTTTTGGGAACAGGGATTTTACTCGGATCCAAGTGGGCCTATGAAGAGTTAGGTTGGGGTGGTTATTGGGCTTGGGATCCTGTAGAAAACGCATCCCTTATGCCTTGGTTACTCACCAGTGCCTTTGTCCATTCTGTAGTGATCCAAGAAAGAAGAGGGATGTTAAAATTCTGGAATATGTTACTTGTCATCCTTGCATTCCACTTTAGTTTACTAGGAACTTGGATCACACGTTCAGGAGTTTTGGAAGGTCCTCATAGTTTTTCCAAATCAACCATCGGAACTCCTTTTATCATTTATATCATCGGTAGTTTTTTATTTTTCACGGGATTTGTGATTTACCGTAGAAAACAACTCACTCCTGAAAGAAATTTAGAAGCCATTACTTCCAAAGAAGGCAGTTTTTTATTAAACAACTTTCTATTAGTTCTCTCTACCGCAGCTATTTTGCTCGGTGTCTTTTCTCCTCTTTTGTATGGAAAAGAATTTAAGGCACCTTGGTTTAACTCCTGGGGTGTCCCTGCAGGGATTTTTCTTTTGCTTCTCATGGGAGCTGCCCCACTTCTTGCTTGGAGAAAAGGTGCAGGGGCCGTATTTTTTTCTACCTTACTCAAACCATTCATTGCAGGTCTTGTCGGTGGTGGGCTCTACATTCTTTTTTATTCGCAAAACTTTACCAAACCAGATAGCAAATATGGAGATGTTTTGGCAGAAGTGTATTCGGTTCTGACTGTAACGATTGGTGTGTTTACCATTTCCGGAATCATCCAAGAATACTACCGAGGAATCCGAGCACGAAGGGAAGAATTCAAAAACGAAAATATATTGGTAGCCGGTTACCGAATGTTACTCAAAAACAAACGGCGGTATGGTGGATACTTAGTGCATTTTGCTCTAGTATTAATTTTTATAGGTTATGCTGGAAATGCCTTTAAAATCAATACATCCGTTCGTTTCTTTTATGAACTCCAACCGCCGACTTCGGAAGAAATTGTCTATCAATCCATTGATAAAGCAATGATTGGTGGTTATCAAATTGAAGCCTCCACTCTCAAACTAAAACCTGTATTGATTTCTGGACTTGGTGGGGAACCAAACATTCAAAATGTGATTGTTTCCCAAGAAGGAACTTATGGAATTTTTAGAGGTACAGAAAAACTTAGTGATCTAACTACAGAACGAAGGTTTTACCCACAAATCTCTCACCTAACAGGAGATTTTGAAACCCATATCCCAACGAGTGAACCTGCAATCCTTTCGATGGCAAAGGAAGATTTTTATATCCAACTGGGAGCCATTGAAACCTCTGATTTAAAATCAGAAAATCCTGACCTTCCATTGATGTTTATGCAGTATTATTTCACACCTGGAACAGAGATGGATAAACTTAAACTATTTCTAAATTTCCCAAAACAAATTGTAGCAAACTTAGAAGTATGGGTGAACCCACTGGTAAAACTGATTTGGATCGGATCACTACTCTATTTCTTATCAGGGATATTTTTACTGCTCCCAGTCGGCGAAACCAAAAAGAAAACGGTAGGATAG
- a CDS encoding MBL fold metallo-hydrolase, with product MFFFLKNAIENYKQAKFVFRLKQVKSLSLYSILVFFVLSCFADVSVRTSHHTPSGFKNPNPNFETKGFWNVITWQIQRFRLPYSVDPIDYSDFPVVENDGNQLKTNLSQLSVTWVGHATTLIQIDGVNILTDPIWSERCSPISFIGPKRYTPPGIKIDDLPKIDLIILSHNHYDHTDLPTLKQLEEKFHPLVLTGLGNRKLLLDEGIRNVQEMDWWEKTTMKDLKITFTPTQHFSGRGLFDRDKTLWGSYLISGKKEKVYFGGDTGYYTHFQEITNQLGPVDVAILPIGATEPRWLMEPVHIDPKQAVQAFGDLKAKYLVPMHYMTFVLSDEPLDSPVPRTIEELKRAGFKEGQLVPLKIGESRFF from the coding sequence TTGTTCTTCTTTCTAAAAAACGCAATCGAAAATTACAAACAAGCTAAGTTTGTTTTTCGTCTAAAACAAGTGAAGTCCCTAAGCTTATATTCCATCCTTGTTTTTTTTGTTCTATCCTGTTTCGCTGATGTTAGTGTTCGTACATCGCACCATACCCCTAGCGGGTTCAAAAACCCAAATCCTAATTTTGAAACAAAAGGTTTTTGGAATGTAATCACTTGGCAAATCCAAAGATTTCGATTGCCTTATAGTGTGGATCCCATTGATTACTCGGACTTTCCCGTTGTCGAGAATGATGGAAATCAGTTAAAAACAAATTTATCCCAACTTTCTGTGACTTGGGTGGGACATGCAACCACTCTCATCCAAATTGATGGAGTGAACATCCTAACCGATCCCATTTGGAGCGAAAGGTGTTCCCCTATTAGTTTTATTGGCCCTAAAAGGTATACCCCACCAGGAATCAAAATCGATGACTTACCAAAAATAGACTTAATCATTTTATCGCACAATCATTATGATCATACGGACTTACCCACACTGAAACAATTAGAAGAAAAATTTCATCCTCTAGTTCTCACAGGACTTGGAAACAGAAAACTTCTGTTAGATGAAGGGATACGGAATGTTCAAGAGATGGATTGGTGGGAAAAAACTACGATGAAAGATCTAAAAATTACTTTCACACCCACCCAACATTTTAGTGGTCGTGGATTGTTCGATCGAGATAAAACTCTTTGGGGAAGTTATTTGATTTCTGGAAAAAAAGAGAAAGTTTACTTTGGGGGAGATACTGGGTATTATACTCATTTCCAAGAGATCACAAATCAATTGGGGCCAGTAGACGTTGCTATCTTACCGATTGGGGCTACCGAACCTCGTTGGCTTATGGAACCTGTGCATATCGATCCAAAACAAGCAGTTCAAGCTTTTGGCGACCTAAAGGCAAAGTACTTAGTTCCCATGCATTATATGACCTTTGTTCTTTCTGATGAGCCGCTGGATTCTCCTGTGCCCCGCACTATAGAAGAGTTAAAACGAGCAGGATTCAAAGAAGGGCAGTTGGTTCCTTTAAAAATTGGAGAATCACGGTTTTTTTAG
- a CDS encoding YdcF family protein — MDSLFFTLSKLGTVLLFPLPIFFILSFFLILKTKSKQGKLRLIGIVLFLYLASNAYVANFLLRSLEKDYPPIHIKEVPPSEVAIVLGGMIQTISSHPGRPELTDSVDRLTDAIRLYKAGKVKKILFTGGSGLLFTDVYREADLAKELFLGLGVPEKDLIWENNSRNTYENAVETKKLLTEKKIESAVLITSAFHMKRAAGCFQKQNISFVAFPTDYRSTNLQSGAFELYIPSSGFLDQTTLSIKEWVGYFVYRAKSYL, encoded by the coding sequence ATGGATTCACTCTTTTTTACACTTTCTAAACTTGGTACGGTATTACTTTTCCCCCTTCCTATTTTTTTTATCTTATCTTTCTTTCTCATTCTAAAAACAAAGTCAAAACAAGGAAAATTACGCCTTATAGGGATCGTATTGTTTTTATATCTGGCATCTAACGCGTATGTGGCGAATTTTTTATTAAGATCCCTGGAAAAAGATTATCCACCCATCCACATCAAAGAGGTTCCCCCATCAGAAGTAGCCATAGTTTTAGGTGGGATGATCCAAACCATTTCTTCGCATCCAGGAAGGCCTGAACTTACGGACTCGGTAGACAGGTTAACGGATGCGATCCGGCTATATAAAGCGGGGAAAGTTAAAAAGATTCTTTTTACAGGTGGATCGGGACTTCTTTTTACGGATGTTTATCGAGAAGCAGACTTAGCAAAGGAATTGTTTTTAGGTCTTGGTGTTCCAGAAAAAGATTTAATTTGGGAAAACAATTCCCGAAATACCTACGAAAATGCAGTCGAAACAAAGAAGTTACTCACTGAAAAAAAGATAGAATCTGCGGTTCTTATTACCTCTGCTTTCCATATGAAACGGGCAGCAGGTTGTTTTCAGAAACAAAACATATCTTTTGTTGCCTTTCCGACAGATTACCGTTCGACAAATTTACAATCGGGAGCCTTTGAACTCTACATTCCTTCTTCCGGCTTTTTAGACCAAACGACATTATCGATCAAGGAATGGGTGGGATATTTTGTGTATCGTGCCAAATCCTATTTATAA
- a CDS encoding cytochrome c maturation protein CcmE, which produces MNRKFLTLLFLIGLSLGGIAYFSSQETSYLLLDASELAANQTKYSEQNLRVRGFVRVGSLVREGKKAKFDLELNDQIIPVFFTGETLLPDAFKEGARARVDGKLDHGVLVASHVEAKCASKYEAGYAEEK; this is translated from the coding sequence ATGAATCGTAAGTTTTTAACTCTTTTGTTTCTCATTGGACTTTCTCTCGGCGGAATTGCTTATTTCTCTTCGCAAGAGACCTCCTATCTCCTTTTGGATGCTTCCGAACTAGCAGCAAACCAAACTAAGTATTCAGAACAAAACCTACGCGTAAGAGGATTTGTGCGGGTGGGAAGCCTTGTCCGCGAAGGAAAAAAAGCCAAATTTGATTTAGAACTAAACGATCAAATCATTCCAGTTTTTTTTACTGGGGAAACACTTTTGCCTGATGCTTTTAAAGAAGGAGCCAGGGCTCGAGTGGATGGAAAGTTAGACCACGGGGTCCTAGTGGCTAGTCACGTAGAAGCAAAATGTGCTTCGAAATATGAAGCGGGATACGCTGAGGAAAAATGA
- a CDS encoding cytochrome c-type biogenesis protein CcmH, whose product MKFGDQIKTESTKESSSYFTNVWFRSLLKSILLVIGFFFLFPSLLLAQKTTTNLKEEAQIQTFLKVTENIRCICLPSLPIQSCSFNMCAASSYLKTFIENRVKDGMKEEEIISKMENGFGTSVLQDPIVVMFQENGNQGMVDSIVYGFGPKILAKPDDTWINFTLLALGILGLFGIYKFGTRKKKEPITPNTNQTLGALKTTTEQIKNKIRKFEEET is encoded by the coding sequence ATGAAATTTGGTGATCAAATCAAAACCGAATCCACAAAGGAATCTTCTTCCTATTTTACGAATGTTTGGTTCCGCTCTCTTTTGAAATCAATTTTATTGGTGATTGGATTTTTTTTCCTATTTCCAAGTTTACTTTTAGCACAAAAAACGACCACAAATCTCAAAGAAGAGGCTCAAATCCAAACTTTTTTAAAGGTTACGGAAAACATTCGTTGTATTTGTTTACCAAGTCTCCCTATTCAATCGTGTTCGTTTAACATGTGTGCAGCGTCGAGTTATCTAAAAACCTTTATCGAAAACCGAGTCAAAGATGGAATGAAAGAAGAAGAAATCATTTCGAAAATGGAAAATGGATTCGGAACTTCCGTTTTACAAGATCCAATCGTAGTGATGTTTCAAGAAAATGGAAACCAGGGAATGGTTGATTCGATTGTCTATGGGTTCGGACCAAAAATTTTGGCCAAACCTGATGATACATGGATTAATTTCACTCTACTGGCTCTCGGAATTTTAGGTTTGTTTGGAATTTACAAATTCGGAACTAGAAAAAAGAAAGAGCCCATCACACCTAACACCAATCAAACTCTTGGTGCCTTAAAAACAACCACAGAACAAATTAAAAACAAAATCCGCAAATTCGAAGAAGAAACCTAA
- a CDS encoding aminotransferase class I/II-fold pyridoxal phosphate-dependent enzyme codes for MANHWEEVQKKLNSIHEKQLFRETKVYQGIDFCSNDYMGLTSNPRMLEFFQSRKDIYPFGSTASRLVRGNTNSMDRFESEFADFVEGEAALLVSTGFTANFGLLDSIAAPDCFVFTDRLNHASILDGIRISGAKKKYYNHLDLNHLRNLLVKADSEDPNHKHKRIVVTETLFSMDGDSPDLKTLLSLKKEFGFVLVLDEAHTLGIYGPSGKGLVFRDLTYSEIQSIDYRVYTLGKSLGLEGGIIVTKKIGRDHLVNVMRPFIFSTAPLPMISELASFALSLLCSMDKERETLLALAKILKNSLEENGFVLTNSTSHIIPVLLTTEKEALFFANSLQERGLDVRAIRPPTVSTPRLRISLNAKLSLPDIQLLVKELVLIRENWNSL; via the coding sequence ATGGCTAATCATTGGGAAGAAGTCCAAAAAAAACTAAATTCCATTCACGAAAAACAATTGTTTCGGGAAACGAAGGTCTATCAAGGAATTGACTTTTGTTCCAATGACTATATGGGATTAACGTCTAATCCTCGTATGTTGGAGTTCTTCCAGTCGCGAAAAGATATATATCCATTTGGATCGACAGCATCGCGGTTGGTCCGTGGAAATACAAATTCAATGGATAGGTTTGAATCGGAATTTGCTGATTTTGTTGAAGGGGAGGCCGCACTTTTGGTTTCTACTGGATTTACTGCAAATTTTGGACTTTTAGATTCCATTGCTGCACCCGACTGTTTCGTGTTTACCGATCGATTAAATCACGCTTCTATTTTAGATGGGATTCGCATTTCGGGAGCTAAAAAAAAATATTATAATCATTTGGATTTAAACCACTTACGTAATTTATTAGTAAAAGCTGATTCGGAAGACCCAAACCACAAACATAAACGTATCGTTGTGACTGAAACTTTATTTAGTATGGATGGTGATTCACCTGATTTAAAAACTTTACTAAGTTTAAAAAAGGAATTTGGATTTGTTTTGGTTTTAGACGAGGCCCATACTTTGGGAATTTATGGCCCAAGTGGGAAGGGATTAGTTTTTCGTGATTTGACTTATTCTGAAATCCAATCCATTGATTACAGAGTTTACACTTTGGGAAAATCTTTAGGACTTGAAGGTGGGATCATTGTTACCAAAAAAATAGGACGTGATCACTTAGTGAATGTAATGCGGCCCTTTATTTTTTCCACTGCACCCCTCCCTATGATTTCAGAACTTGCTTCTTTTGCTCTTTCTTTACTTTGTTCTATGGATAAAGAGAGAGAGACTTTATTGGCGTTGGCAAAAATACTAAAAAATTCTTTGGAAGAAAATGGATTTGTTTTAACCAATTCTACTTCGCATATAATCCCCGTTTTACTGACAACTGAGAAAGAGGCTTTATTTTTTGCTAATAGTTTACAAGAGAGAGGATTGGATGTTCGAGCCATCCGTCCTCCCACTGTGTCGACACCAAGGTTACGAATTAGTTTAAATGCAAAACTAAGCTTACCTGATATTCAATTATTAGTCAAGGAACTAGTTTTAATTAGAGAGAATTGGAATTCTCTCTAA